A DNA window from Leopardus geoffroyi isolate Oge1 chromosome A1, O.geoffroyi_Oge1_pat1.0, whole genome shotgun sequence contains the following coding sequences:
- the LOC123604792 gene encoding protocadherin alpha-C2 isoform X13 codes for MELAGTRPGATEHLRLRPPMSWLLLLPLLLLLLLPGPAASQLRYSVPEEQAPGALVGNVANALGLELRRLGPGCLRINHLGAPSPRYLELDLTSGALFVNERIDREALCEQRPRCLLSLEVLAHSPVAVSAVEVEVLDINDNSPRFPRPDYQLQVSESVAPGARFHIESAQDPDVGANSVQTYELSPSEHFELDLKPLQENSKVLELVLRKGLDREQAVLHHLVLTAVDGGSPARSGTAQISVRVLDTNDNSPTFDQNTYRVQLREDAPPGTLVVKLNASDPDEGSNGELRYSLSSYTSDRERQLFSIDASTGEVRVSGALDYEEASSYQIYVQATDQGPVPMVGHCKVLVDIVDVNDNAPEVVLTDLYSPVPEDAASNTVVALLSVNDQDSGPNRKVSLGLEASLPFRLNGFGNSYTLVVNGPLDRERVAAYNITVTATDGGVPQLTSQRTLQVEISDINDNPPSFLKDSYNIYIQENNLPGVLLCTVQATDPDEKENAEVTYSLLEKEVQGLPVTSYVSVNSASGSLYAVNSFDYEKFREFFVTVEAQDKGSPPLSSTVTANVYVVDMNDHAPHILYPTSTNSSAAIEMVPRTAPAGYLVTKVIAMDSDSGQNAWLFYHLAQTSDLDLFKVELHTGEIRTTRKMGDESGTTFNLTVVVRDNGEPSLSASVAITVAVVDRVSKILPDTQRHVKGPRTYSEITLYLIIALSTVSFIFLLTIIVLSIIKCYHYTAYGTACCGGFCGVRERCPAELNKQANNNIDARLPHGLKVQPHFIEVRGNGSLTKTYCYKACLTAGSGSDTFMFYNTGAQTGLGPGGAQAAASDSRHLTGQSGQSAGNLIILKNDAIPQNEEFELDLQRNI; via the exons ATGGAGCTGGCGGGCACCAGACCTGGGGCGACAGAGCATCTACGACTCCGGCCGCCCATGTCCTGGCTGCTGCTGTTGCCTCtcctgctgctactgctgctgccGGGCCCAGCGGCCTCCCAGCTACGATACTCGGTGCCGGAGGAACAGGCACCCGGCGCGCTTGTGGGCAACGTGGCTAACGCGCTGGGGCTGGAGCTGCGGCGTTTGGGGCCGGGCTGCCTGCGCATCAACCATCTGGGTGCGCCCAGTCCGCGCTACCTGGAGCTGGACCTGACAAGTGGAGCGCTCTTCGTCAACGAGCGCATTGACCGGGAGGCGCTGTGTGAGCAGCGGCCTCGCTGCCTGCTCAGCTTGGAAGTGCTGGCGCACAGCCCCGTGGCGGTGAGTGCCGTAGAGGTGGAGGTACTGGACATCAACGACAATTCGCCGCGCTTCCCGCGGCCGGATTACCAGCTTCAGGTAAGCGAATCGGTGGCTCCTGGAGCGCGCTTTCACATTGAGAGCGCGCAGGACCCCGACGTGGGCGCCAACTCGGTGCAGACTTATGAGCTCAGCCCCAGCGAGCACTTCGAGCTGGACCTTAAACCCCTGCAGGAGAACAGTAAGGTGCTGGAGCTGGTGCTGCGGAAGGGCCTGGACCGCGAGCAGGCAGTCTTGCACCACCTGGTTCTCACAGCTGTGGACGGAGGCAGCCCAGCCCGCTCGGGCACGGCACAGATCTCTGTGCGTGTCCTGGACACTAACGACAATTCTCCCACCTTCGACCAGAACACTTACCGTGTCCAGCTTCGGGAGGACGCTCCTCCGGGCACATTGGTGGTGAAGCTGAATGCCTCGGACCCGGATGAGGGCTCCAATGGCGAGCTCAGGTACTCATTGAGCAGCTACACGTCGGACCGGGAGAGGCAGCTCTTCAGCATCGATGCCAGCACTGGGGAAGTGCGGGTAAGTGGAGCACTGGATTATGAGGAGGCCTCTTCCTACCAGATCTATGTGCAGGCTACTGATCAGGGTCCAGTGCCCATGGTGGGTCACTGCAAGGTGCTGGTGGACATCGTGGATGTGAATGATAATGCACCAGAGGTGGTACTCACGGACCTGTACAGCCCAGTGCCTGAGGATGCTGCATCGAATACTGTTGTGGCCCTTCTCAGTGTCAATGACCAAGACTCAGGCCCCAACCGGAAAGTGAGCCTGGGCCTGGAGGCCTCACTCCCTTTCCGGCTGAATGGCTTTGGAAACTCCTACACACTGGTGGTGAATGGTCCGCTGGACAGGGAGCGGGTAGCTGCCTACAACATCACAGTGACAGCCACTGATGGGGGAGTGCCACAGCTCACATCCCAGCGGACACTGCAGGTTGAGATCTCTGACATCAATGACAACCCACCAAGCTTCCTAAAGGACTCCTACAACATCTACATCCAGGAGAACAATTTGCCGGGGGTGTTGCTCTGCACTGTGCAAGCCACAGACCCAGATGAAAAGGAGAATGCAGAGGTGACCTACTCCCTCCTGGAGAAGGAGGTTCAAGGGCTGCCAGTCACCTCCTATGTCTCCGTTAACAGTGCCAGTGGCAGCCTTTATGCTGTCAACTCCTTTGACTATGAGAAGTTTCGGGAGTTCTTTGTGACTGTGGAGGCCCAGGACAAGGGGAGTCCACCGCTGAGCAGCACTGTGACCGCCAATGTGTATGTGGTGGACATGAATGACCATGCCCCTCACATCCTATACCCTACCTCAACTAATTCGTCAGCAGCCATTGAGATGGTGCCTCGAACTGCCCCTGCTGGCTATCTGGTCACCAAAGTCATAGCCATGGACTCAGACTCTGGGCAAAATGCTTGGCTCTTTTACCACCTGGCTCAGACTTCTGACCTGGACCTCTTTAAAGTAGAGTTACACACAGGAGAAATTAGGACTACCAGGAAGATGGGAGATGAGAGTGGAACCACTTTCAACCTGACCGTGGTGGTCCGAGACAATGGAGAGCCATCACTGTCAGCCTCTGTGGCCATTACAGTAGCTGTGGTGGATAGGGTTTCCAAAATCCTCCCTGATACTCAGAGACACGTGAAGGGTCCTCGGACATACTCTGAAATTACACTTTATCTAATAATAGCATTAAGCACAgtgtcttttatatttcttttgacaATCATTGTTTTGAGCATCATCAAGTGCTACCACTATACTGCATATGGAACCGCGTGCTGTGGGGGCTTCTGTGGAGTGAGGGAGCGGTGCCCTGCTGAACTAAACAAACAGGCCAATAACAATATTGATGCCAGGTTACCGCACGGCCTCAAAGTGCAGCCTCACTTCATTGAAGTGCGAGGGAACGGCTCCCTCACCAAGACCTACTGCTACAAGGCCTGTCTGACAGCAGGCTCAGGGAGTGACACTTTCATGTTTTATAACACAGGGGCACAGACAGGACTGGGGCCTGGGGGAGCCCAGGCGGCAGCGAGTGACAGCAGGCACCTCACAGGCCAAAGTGGGCAGAGTGCCGGGAACCTGATCATTCTCAAAAATGATGCCATTCCTCAAAACGAG gaatttgAACTTGACCTGCAAAGAAATATCTGA